A single Mangrovimonas sp. YM274 DNA region contains:
- a CDS encoding DUF4861 family protein — protein sequence MRRISAILLLMMFFGVSCKDKSAPKEAEATQETEVVKEVVETPKTYAEISIAEGGEWIDGPRDHKEYSGGTSFKNVTSLKVPEQHTDHSWYIRYEGPGWESSKVGYRLYLDWRNAIDIFGKVTDEMVLSQVGQDGFDSYHELQSWGMDILKAGKSMGIGSLGRYDGTEVLHFNEVDSTFANVENMANMSVVNVDYFGWKTMDDKIDLKSQLSIQPDSRMTKHTMTPSKAISGICTGIVKFDGIDLIQKESDTSDWAYIATYGEQSLVPDNLGMAVFYKKSTVEQVVEGPHDHLVVFKPTTEAVSFYFLGAWEKEKDGITTKEGFLTYLDGLLSELNNNTL from the coding sequence ATGAGAAGAATTAGCGCCATACTCCTTTTGATGATGTTCTTTGGGGTGTCCTGTAAAGATAAATCAGCTCCAAAAGAAGCAGAAGCAACTCAAGAAACCGAAGTGGTAAAAGAGGTAGTTGAAACTCCTAAAACCTATGCAGAGATTTCCATTGCAGAAGGAGGGGAGTGGATAGATGGTCCTAGAGATCATAAGGAATATAGTGGCGGAACGTCATTTAAAAATGTAACATCCTTAAAAGTTCCTGAACAACATACGGATCATTCTTGGTATATCCGTTATGAAGGTCCAGGTTGGGAAAGTAGTAAAGTGGGTTACAGACTGTATCTGGATTGGAGAAATGCCATTGACATTTTTGGAAAGGTAACCGATGAGATGGTCTTGTCTCAAGTGGGGCAGGATGGCTTTGATTCGTACCATGAATTGCAGTCTTGGGGAATGGACATCTTAAAGGCCGGGAAATCTATGGGAATAGGTTCTTTGGGGAGATATGATGGTACGGAAGTGCTGCACTTCAATGAGGTGGATTCTACGTTTGCCAATGTTGAGAATATGGCAAACATGTCTGTGGTGAATGTAGATTATTTTGGATGGAAAACCATGGATGATAAAATCGATTTAAAATCGCAATTGAGCATTCAGCCTGATAGTAGAATGACTAAACATACTATGACGCCTTCAAAAGCGATTTCAGGAATTTGTACCGGTATTGTAAAATTTGATGGCATTGATTTGATCCAGAAGGAAAGCGATACTTCAGATTGGGCCTACATTGCTACTTATGGAGAGCAAAGCTTAGTGCCAGATAATTTGGGGATGGCTGTATTTTATAAAAAGTCAACAGTGGAACAAGTTGTAGAAGGACCTCATGATCATTTGGTAGTGTTTAAACCAACAACAGAAGCAGTATCCTTTTACTTCTTAGGTGCTTGGGAAAAAGAAAAAGATGGCATTACTACAAAAGAAGGTTTCTTGACTTATTTAGATGGGCTTTTGTCGGAATTAAATAACAATACCTTGTAA
- a CDS encoding glycoside hydrolase family 28 protein: MNNILKAHLSKLSFSNLVMFVFVMIVCFFSCGEKKQQTVSSTPEGSPWTAMQKIVAEVKAPSFPEATFNILEYGAVADGTADNTEAFRKAIMECSQKGGGKVVVPSGQYLTGPIHLEDNVNLHLEAGAEILFSTNPKDYPLVHTSYEGIELMNYSPLIYAYQKKNIAITGEGTLNGQASNDNWWPWCKKEEYGWKEGMASQRDSLNLPRLMEMGETGVPVAERVFGEGHYLRPTFLEPFECSNVLIQGVKIVNAPFWVIHPIKSNDVIVDGVTVESHGPNNDGCDPEYSKNVIIKNCVFNTGDDCIAIKAGRDAEGRRVAIKSENIVVQNCKMIDGHGGVVIGSEMSAGVSNVYVENCSMDSPHLDRAIRIKTNSRRGGVVDGVYVRNVEVGQVKEAVLRVNLFYATYANQTGEFIPTVKNIYLENMTVKNGGKFGILAKGFPESPVQNVTLKDVVIEQVDSVYSLENVENIKFINTHINGELIKN, translated from the coding sequence ATGAACAATATATTAAAAGCACATCTATCTAAGCTTAGTTTTAGTAATCTCGTAATGTTTGTGTTTGTGATGATAGTGTGCTTTTTTTCATGTGGTGAAAAAAAGCAACAAACTGTAAGTAGCACCCCGGAAGGTAGTCCATGGACTGCAATGCAAAAGATTGTTGCCGAGGTAAAAGCGCCTAGTTTTCCGGAGGCTACATTTAATATTTTGGAGTATGGGGCTGTGGCAGATGGAACTGCAGATAATACGGAGGCTTTTAGGAAAGCTATTATGGAATGTTCTCAAAAGGGCGGAGGGAAAGTTGTAGTGCCTTCAGGACAATATTTGACGGGGCCTATTCATTTGGAGGATAATGTCAATCTGCACTTGGAAGCTGGTGCCGAAATTTTGTTCAGCACGAATCCTAAAGATTATCCGTTGGTGCATACTTCTTACGAAGGGATTGAATTGATGAATTATTCCCCTTTAATTTATGCTTATCAAAAAAAGAATATTGCCATTACAGGTGAAGGAACTCTAAATGGACAGGCTTCCAACGACAATTGGTGGCCATGGTGTAAAAAGGAGGAGTATGGTTGGAAAGAAGGGATGGCTTCCCAGCGTGATAGTTTGAATTTACCTAGATTGATGGAAATGGGAGAAACGGGAGTTCCTGTTGCCGAACGTGTTTTTGGTGAAGGGCACTATTTGCGTCCAACGTTTTTAGAGCCTTTTGAGTGTAGCAATGTGCTTATTCAGGGAGTGAAAATTGTCAATGCGCCTTTTTGGGTGATTCACCCGATAAAGTCTAATGACGTCATTGTAGATGGAGTAACGGTGGAAAGTCACGGGCCTAACAATGATGGTTGCGATCCTGAATATTCTAAAAATGTCATCATCAAAAACTGTGTATTCAATACCGGGGATGACTGCATTGCTATTAAGGCAGGAAGAGATGCTGAAGGACGTAGGGTTGCCATTAAAAGTGAAAATATTGTGGTGCAAAACTGTAAAATGATTGACGGACATGGAGGTGTCGTAATTGGTAGCGAAATGTCGGCAGGAGTTTCCAATGTATATGTGGAAAACTGTAGCATGGATAGTCCACATTTGGATCGTGCTATTCGCATTAAAACCAATTCCAGAAGAGGTGGTGTGGTAGATGGTGTCTATGTTAGAAATGTAGAAGTTGGTCAAGTTAAAGAAGCCGTTTTAAGAGTGAATCTGTTTTATGCAACCTATGCCAATCAAACAGGGGAATTTATACCAACGGTAAAAAATATTTACTTAGAAAATATGACGGTTAAGAATGGCGGGAAATTTGGCATTTTGGCCAAAGGGTTTCCAGAGTCTCCAGTGCAAAATGTTACATTGAAAGATGTCGTTATAGAGCAAGTGGATTCGGTTTATTCTTTAGAAAATGTGGAAAATATAAAGTTTATCAATACGCACATCAATGGGGAGCTTATCAAGAACTAA
- a CDS encoding cupin domain-containing protein, with product MKRGAQMFLFGWLFVGVQMLCAQEASFTIEDCVNTFSKDQTVSTKVGYQYWFVDKDFLDGRTIKMSVVAPGKSTHAPHKHVEDEFFYVLEGTARFHLDGKEVVVGANTSLYCPSNSMHGISNAGETELKYLVIKKYEK from the coding sequence ATGAAAAGAGGTGCCCAAATGTTTCTTTTTGGATGGCTTTTTGTAGGAGTCCAAATGCTTTGTGCACAAGAAGCATCATTCACTATTGAGGATTGTGTTAATACCTTTTCAAAAGACCAAACAGTGTCTACCAAGGTGGGTTATCAATATTGGTTTGTAGATAAGGATTTCCTAGACGGAAGGACCATTAAAATGAGTGTGGTGGCACCAGGAAAATCAACCCATGCGCCTCATAAACATGTCGAAGATGAATTCTTTTATGTTCTGGAAGGGACAGCCAGATTTCATTTAGATGGAAAGGAAGTAGTGGTAGGTGCCAATACCAGTTTGTATTGTCCGTCAAACAGCATGCACGGTATTAGTAATGCCGGAGAAACCGAATTGAAATATTTGGTGATTAAAAAATATGAGAAATAA
- a CDS encoding alpha/beta hydrolase, with product MKIVFKIVFVLFSMGNAMAQYTVPLDTSYTSQSAFLKAQKKYPAVELVTLKERSKVNEQRDIVYKIIEGRALHLDAFSKSQKTIKPAIILVHGGGWKSGNRTMLQPLAQQLAEKGWVSFTVEYRLSLEAQFPEGIKDVKSAVKYVRKNAEDFGVDASKMAVLGCSSGAQMASLIAATNGNSEFDDVDYLPEISSNVEALINIDGILAFHHPISEEGTLASEWLGGTYQERPEIWHQASALSHVSRNTTPSLFIKSDFDRFQAGREEFVAVLKQNNIYYEVKSIHNAPHTFWLFQPWFDEVLECVDQFLKTVFSNN from the coding sequence ATGAAAATAGTGTTTAAAATTGTATTTGTGTTGTTTTCAATGGGGAATGCCATGGCGCAGTATACGGTACCTTTAGATACTAGTTACACCTCTCAAAGTGCCTTTTTAAAGGCTCAAAAAAAATATCCAGCTGTTGAATTAGTGACCTTGAAAGAGAGATCTAAAGTTAACGAGCAAAGAGATATTGTTTATAAGATTATTGAAGGGCGGGCGCTACATTTGGATGCGTTTTCAAAGTCACAAAAAACAATTAAGCCGGCAATTATTTTAGTCCATGGTGGTGGATGGAAATCTGGTAATAGAACTATGTTGCAACCATTGGCGCAACAATTGGCAGAAAAAGGGTGGGTTTCCTTTACCGTTGAATATCGATTGTCGCTAGAAGCGCAATTCCCGGAAGGCATCAAAGATGTCAAGTCGGCTGTGAAATATGTAAGGAAAAATGCAGAGGACTTTGGAGTGGATGCGTCCAAAATGGCTGTTTTGGGTTGCTCTTCAGGAGCTCAAATGGCCTCGCTAATTGCAGCTACTAATGGAAATTCTGAATTTGATGATGTAGATTATCTGCCGGAAATCTCTTCCAATGTTGAAGCGCTGATTAATATTGATGGAATTTTGGCGTTTCATCATCCTATATCTGAGGAAGGTACTTTAGCTTCGGAATGGTTGGGAGGCACTTACCAAGAGCGTCCCGAAATTTGGCATCAGGCTTCGGCACTTTCACACGTAAGTAGAAACACAACGCCTTCACTATTTATCAAAAGTGACTTTGACAGATTTCAAGCAGGAAGAGAAGAGTTTGTTGCTGTTTTAAAGCAAAATAATATATATTATGAAGTGAAATCCATACACAATGCACCGCATACCTTTTGGTTGTTTCAGCCTTGGTTTGATGAGGTTTTGGAATGTGTGGATCAATTTTTAAAAACCGTATTTTCCAACAATTAA
- a CDS encoding glycoside hydrolase family 105 protein, with amino-acid sequence MKKYVKSVLVLAVLMGAMSCKENKKEVVTAEEPQKEMTIPKNLKWSERMALSEIVRFPDPTTLDFRDKPRWSYTNGLVLQAMSRVYEQNHDERLFDYIYDYANRMIAEDGTIDTYKLSNYNLDMIKSGDAVYYLYNKKQEPRFKMAMDTLHKQLEGQPTTSEGGYWHKKIYPYQMWLDGVFMAEPFHAKYTTTFMDGAEAAKTFDKIVLQFDLIEKYNRDPKTGLYYHGWDESKEQKWADKETGLSQNFWSRGMGWYGMALVDVLDYLPETHPGRERIINYLNQYAEAIVKYQDKSGTWYQVLDMPEREGNYLEATGSCMFTYALAKGVNKGYLPKSYVTYAQKGFQGVLDTFVSVETDGMVNLNKCCAVAGLGGNPYRDGTFEYYIGEKIRANDPKGTGPFIMAALELNQ; translated from the coding sequence ATGAAAAAGTATGTAAAATCAGTTCTTGTTCTCGCCGTTTTAATGGGGGCAATGAGCTGTAAAGAAAATAAAAAGGAGGTTGTAACTGCAGAAGAACCTCAAAAAGAAATGACAATTCCAAAGAATTTAAAATGGTCTGAGCGTATGGCCTTGTCCGAAATTGTGCGTTTTCCAGATCCTACTACGCTTGATTTTCGTGATAAGCCAAGATGGAGCTATACCAACGGATTGGTGTTGCAGGCCATGTCTAGGGTTTATGAGCAAAATCATGATGAACGCTTGTTTGATTACATCTACGATTATGCCAACCGGATGATTGCTGAAGATGGAACGATTGATACCTATAAGCTTAGTAATTATAATTTGGATATGATTAAATCTGGAGATGCCGTGTATTATTTGTACAATAAAAAGCAGGAACCCAGATTTAAAATGGCCATGGACACCCTTCATAAGCAATTGGAGGGGCAGCCTACGACTTCAGAGGGAGGCTATTGGCATAAAAAGATCTATCCGTACCAAATGTGGTTGGACGGAGTTTTTATGGCAGAGCCTTTTCATGCCAAGTATACCACAACATTTATGGATGGTGCCGAGGCAGCAAAAACTTTTGACAAAATCGTGCTTCAATTTGATTTAATTGAAAAGTACAATAGAGATCCTAAAACAGGACTATACTATCATGGTTGGGATGAAAGCAAAGAGCAAAAGTGGGCCGACAAGGAAACTGGTCTGTCCCAAAACTTTTGGTCCCGCGGTATGGGCTGGTATGGCATGGCTTTAGTGGATGTATTGGATTATTTGCCAGAAACCCACCCGGGAAGAGAGCGAATTATCAACTACCTAAACCAATACGCCGAGGCTATTGTGAAATATCAAGACAAGAGCGGTACTTGGTATCAAGTATTGGACATGCCTGAAAGAGAAGGAAATTATTTGGAGGCTACAGGTAGTTGCATGTTCACCTATGCCTTGGCTAAAGGTGTTAACAAGGGCTATTTGCCAAAATCATATGTAACCTATGCTCAAAAAGGGTTTCAGGGTGTTTTGGACACCTTTGTGAGTGTGGAAACCGATGGCATGGTAAATCTTAATAAGTGTTGTGCCGTAGCAGGTTTGGGAGGAAATCCTTATCGTGACGGTACTTTTGAATACTACATCGGAGAAAAAATTAGAGCTAATGATCCTAAGGGAACCGGACCTTTTATCATGGCTGCTTTGGAGTTGAATCAATAA